From Deferrisoma camini S3R1, the proteins below share one genomic window:
- the gspE gene encoding type II secretion system ATPase GspE, protein MSGPDILPTLEARGLLTPDEAAQVREAAAERGVSALEALRGLALADDREVSRALAEAYGLEWIGEIRTTEVPAAWVRRVPISFARRHRCLPVEEDGDRIVVAVADPTDTRVLHDLRVLFGRPLRAAVAPAAALEQAVNRVYEEGSDRAEEIMEELAEGSLEGLAQELEEPRDLLDAAEEAPVIRLVNGILFQAVKDRASDIHIEPFERELQIRYRIDGVLYPVLTPPKALQAPITSRVKVMAGLDIAEKRLPQDGRIRIKIAGKDIDIRVSVLPTAHGERVVLRLLDKSAVLLDLEQLGLEGERLEAFKSLIRKPHGILLVTGPTGSGKTTTLYAALSRINSRDVNIITVEDPIEYQLQGIGQIQVNPKIDLTFAAGLRSILRQDPDVIMVGEIRDAETAEIAIQASLTGHLVFSTLHTNDAAGAMTRLVEMGVEPFLVASSILAVLAQRLVRVLCPACREAYDPPPGALEELGLDPSFAGPLYRPVGCPECRHTGYRGRTGIYELLSVDDAVRQLVMQRANSVSIKEAGRRGGMITLREDGARKVAAGITSAEEVLRVTQDEVL, encoded by the coding sequence GTGAGCGGCCCGGACATCCTGCCCACCCTGGAGGCCCGGGGCCTGCTGACCCCGGACGAGGCCGCGCAGGTCCGCGAGGCGGCGGCCGAGCGGGGCGTGTCGGCGCTGGAGGCCCTGCGGGGCCTGGCCCTGGCGGACGACCGGGAGGTCTCCAGGGCCCTGGCCGAGGCCTACGGCCTCGAGTGGATCGGGGAGATCCGTACGACCGAGGTGCCCGCGGCCTGGGTGAGGCGGGTGCCCATCTCGTTCGCCCGGCGTCACCGGTGCCTTCCCGTGGAGGAGGACGGGGACCGGATCGTGGTGGCCGTGGCCGACCCCACGGACACCCGGGTGCTCCACGACCTGCGGGTGCTGTTCGGCCGGCCGCTCCGGGCGGCCGTGGCCCCGGCCGCGGCCCTGGAGCAGGCGGTCAACCGGGTGTACGAGGAGGGCTCGGACCGGGCCGAGGAGATCATGGAGGAGCTGGCCGAAGGGAGTCTCGAGGGCCTCGCCCAGGAGCTGGAGGAGCCCCGGGACCTGCTGGACGCGGCCGAGGAGGCCCCGGTGATCCGGCTGGTCAACGGCATCCTGTTCCAGGCGGTCAAGGATCGGGCCAGCGACATCCACATCGAGCCGTTCGAGCGGGAGCTCCAGATCCGGTACCGGATCGACGGGGTGCTCTACCCCGTGCTCACCCCGCCCAAGGCGCTGCAGGCGCCGATCACGAGCCGGGTCAAGGTGATGGCCGGCCTGGACATCGCCGAGAAGCGGCTGCCCCAGGACGGCCGGATCCGGATCAAGATCGCGGGCAAGGACATCGACATCCGGGTCTCGGTGCTGCCCACGGCCCACGGGGAGCGGGTGGTGCTGCGGCTGCTCGACAAATCGGCCGTGCTGCTGGACCTGGAGCAACTGGGGCTCGAGGGGGAGCGGCTCGAGGCGTTCAAGAGCCTGATCCGCAAGCCCCACGGGATCCTCCTGGTCACCGGCCCCACCGGCTCGGGGAAGACCACCACCCTGTACGCGGCCCTGTCGCGGATCAACTCCCGGGACGTGAACATCATCACGGTCGAGGACCCCATCGAGTATCAGCTCCAGGGGATCGGGCAGATCCAGGTCAACCCCAAGATCGACCTGACCTTTGCCGCGGGCCTCCGGTCGATCCTTCGCCAGGATCCCGACGTGATCATGGTGGGGGAGATCCGGGACGCGGAGACCGCGGAGATCGCGATCCAGGCCAGCCTGACCGGACACCTGGTGTTCTCGACCCTGCACACCAACGATGCGGCCGGGGCCATGACCCGGTTGGTGGAGATGGGGGTGGAGCCGTTCCTCGTGGCCTCGTCGATCCTGGCGGTGCTGGCCCAGCGGCTGGTGCGGGTGCTGTGCCCCGCCTGCCGCGAGGCCTACGACCCCCCGCCGGGGGCCCTGGAGGAGCTGGGGCTCGACCCCTCGTTCGCCGGGCCGCTCTACCGGCCGGTGGGGTGCCCGGAGTGCCGCCACACCGGGTACCGCGGCAGGACCGGGATCTACGAGCTGTTGTCGGTGGACGACGCCGTCCGGCAGCTGGTCATGCAGCGGGCCAACTCGGTGTCCATCAAGGAGGCCGGCCGCCGGGGCGGCATGATCACCCTGCGCGAGGACGGGGCCCGCAAGGTGGCGGCGGGCATCACCAGCGCCGAAGAGGTGTTGCGGGTCACCCAGGACGAGGTGCTCTAG
- the gspD gene encoding type II secretion system secretin GspD — MRRILAPAIALVLAAWVTAASAAPKAITMNFKDAEIEAVVQFISELTGRNFILDEKVRGKITVIAPGKVTPEEAYQVFQAILNVKGFTIAPVTDKVYKIVATREAKQTSIETMEEGAEPGERFVTRLLPLKFVQAETVAGILAPLVSKDSSVVAYAPTNTLILTDSLSNIERLVKIIDALDVKTVDTVFEVIPIRYAAAETLAKNLSQAVTQKGRTVRRRPTPRGKANVQVQAEQVSVKIIPDSRTNSLIVIADPQTLAEIKKMIQALDVEIPRGSGKINVYYLKYADAENVASVLTAISKSAGTKAKPGQPQVKRPKVTEVPVEFEEPVQITADKATNSLVIIASPRDYETLTAVIEKLDVRRPQVLVEAAILEMSYEKSLELGVEWRTVNDISRDQPNVFGGTNFGTITPLMQNPLNVPTGLFLGAVKGTITFNNQTFLNVGALIRALQKSGDVNVLSTPHILTTDNEEAEIVVSDNIPFQTSQKFDTNGNPIFTFEYRDVGLTLRITPQINDDDYVKLKLFQEISQIVSTTTGTSTNAPTTTRRSAKTTVVVKDQTTVVIGGLIKDNTQVNVSSVPCLGDIPFLGALFRTSSNANQKTNLLIFLTPHIIRTMDQITEITREKRATFDRGVMEHSGAPRKTAPAPEPTQP; from the coding sequence ATGCGACGAATCCTCGCCCCTGCCATCGCGCTTGTCCTCGCGGCCTGGGTCACGGCGGCGTCCGCCGCCCCCAAGGCGATCACCATGAACTTCAAGGACGCCGAGATCGAGGCGGTGGTCCAGTTCATCTCGGAGCTCACCGGAAGGAACTTCATCCTGGACGAAAAGGTCCGGGGCAAGATCACGGTGATCGCCCCGGGCAAGGTGACCCCCGAGGAGGCCTACCAGGTGTTTCAGGCTATCCTTAACGTGAAGGGGTTCACCATCGCGCCGGTCACGGACAAGGTGTACAAGATCGTGGCCACCCGCGAGGCGAAGCAGACGAGCATTGAGACGATGGAGGAGGGGGCCGAGCCCGGAGAGCGGTTCGTGACCCGGCTGCTGCCGCTCAAGTTCGTGCAGGCCGAGACCGTGGCGGGGATCCTCGCCCCCCTGGTGTCCAAGGACTCCTCGGTGGTGGCCTACGCCCCCACGAACACCCTGATCCTCACGGACTCCCTGTCCAACATCGAGCGGCTCGTGAAGATCATCGACGCCCTCGACGTGAAGACCGTGGACACGGTGTTCGAGGTGATCCCGATCCGATACGCCGCGGCCGAGACGCTGGCCAAGAACCTCAGCCAAGCCGTGACCCAGAAGGGGCGCACCGTGCGACGCAGGCCCACCCCCAGGGGCAAGGCGAACGTCCAGGTGCAGGCCGAGCAGGTCTCGGTCAAGATCATCCCCGACTCCCGCACGAACAGCCTGATCGTGATCGCCGACCCCCAAACCCTGGCCGAGATCAAGAAGATGATCCAGGCCCTGGACGTGGAGATCCCCCGGGGCTCGGGCAAGATCAACGTGTACTACCTCAAGTACGCCGACGCCGAGAACGTGGCCTCGGTGCTCACGGCCATCTCCAAGTCCGCCGGAACCAAGGCCAAACCCGGCCAGCCCCAGGTCAAGCGTCCCAAGGTGACCGAGGTGCCGGTGGAGTTCGAGGAGCCGGTGCAGATCACGGCGGACAAGGCCACCAACTCCCTGGTGATCATCGCGAGCCCCCGGGACTACGAGACCCTGACCGCGGTGATCGAGAAGCTCGACGTCCGCCGCCCCCAGGTCTTGGTGGAAGCGGCGATCCTGGAGATGAGCTACGAGAAGTCCCTGGAGCTCGGGGTTGAGTGGCGCACCGTCAACGACATCTCCCGGGATCAGCCCAACGTGTTCGGCGGCACCAACTTCGGCACCATCACCCCCCTCATGCAAAACCCCCTGAACGTGCCCACGGGCCTGTTCCTCGGGGCGGTGAAGGGCACGATCACGTTCAACAATCAGACGTTTCTGAACGTGGGGGCGCTGATCCGGGCCCTCCAAAAAAGCGGGGACGTGAACGTGCTTTCGACCCCCCACATCCTGACAACGGACAACGAGGAGGCCGAGATCGTGGTCTCCGACAACATCCCGTTCCAGACCAGCCAGAAGTTCGACACCAACGGCAACCCCATCTTCACCTTCGAGTACCGGGACGTGGGGCTGACCCTGCGGATCACCCCCCAGATCAACGACGATGACTACGTCAAGCTGAAGCTGTTCCAGGAGATCAGCCAGATCGTGAGCACCACCACCGGCACCTCCACCAACGCGCCCACCACCACCCGCCGGTCGGCCAAGACCACGGTGGTGGTCAAGGACCAGACCACGGTGGTGATCGGCGGGCTCATCAAGGACAACACCCAGGTCAACGTGTCGAGCGTGCCCTGCCTGGGGGACATCCCGTTCCTGGGCGCCCTGTTCCGCACCTCGTCCAACGCGAACCAGAAGACGAACCTGCTGATCTTCCTCACCCCCCACATCATCCGGACCATGGACCAGATCACCGAGATCACGCGGGAGAAGCGGGCCACCTTCGACCGTGGTGTGATGGAGCACAGCGGCGCCCCCCGCAAAACAGCGCCCGCCCCGGAGCCGACCCAGCCGTGA
- the gspC gene encoding type II secretion system protein GspC, with the protein MREAVSRHRWVLTVVFLIAAAHLSARIAGVWIARTLWSPQTGTRALAAATAEARARERLADYRIIEQRNLFNAHPTPEPAATPATPAPTETRPAPAPVPLSPLNLTLLGTVVVDGGRSFAVIQDAQKNVKVVREGEEVADGATLAAVLRDRIRIRRGDKQEEILLFRPKPKEDRARTSRRPPQRGGTARSEPDGDTVRKVAQDKWIIDAREIEQAQANMSKLLTQIRVVPNFTNGQPDGFKVFAIRPGSLFAKIGLQNGDVIKRINGIELLGPEQAFEAYQRLKDETSIQIDLVRRNQNQTFTYEIR; encoded by the coding sequence ATGCGCGAAGCCGTTTCCCGGCACCGGTGGGTGCTCACCGTCGTGTTCTTGATCGCCGCCGCCCATCTGTCGGCCCGGATCGCGGGGGTGTGGATCGCCCGGACGCTGTGGTCCCCCCAGACCGGGACCCGGGCCCTGGCCGCCGCCACGGCCGAGGCCCGGGCCCGGGAGAGGCTCGCCGACTATCGGATCATCGAGCAGCGGAACCTCTTCAACGCCCACCCCACCCCCGAGCCGGCCGCCACGCCCGCCACGCCGGCACCGACCGAAACCCGTCCCGCCCCCGCTCCCGTCCCCTTGTCGCCCCTGAACCTGACGCTCCTCGGCACCGTGGTGGTGGATGGGGGCCGATCGTTCGCTGTGATCCAAGACGCGCAAAAGAACGTGAAGGTGGTCCGGGAGGGCGAGGAGGTCGCGGACGGCGCGACCCTGGCCGCCGTGCTCCGCGATCGCATCCGGATCCGCAGGGGCGACAAGCAAGAGGAGATCCTCCTGTTCCGGCCCAAGCCAAAGGAGGACCGGGCACGAACCTCGCGGCGGCCTCCGCAACGGGGGGGAACCGCCCGTTCGGAACCGGACGGGGACACGGTCCGCAAGGTGGCCCAGGACAAGTGGATCATCGACGCCCGGGAGATCGAACAGGCCCAGGCCAACATGAGCAAGCTGCTGACCCAGATCCGGGTGGTCCCCAACTTCACCAACGGCCAGCCCGACGGGTTCAAGGTGTTCGCCATCCGGCCCGGCAGCCTGTTCGCCAAGATCGGCCTCCAGAACGGCGACGTGATCAAACGGATCAACGGGATCGAGCTCCTGGGGCCGGAACAGGCCTTCGAGGCCTACCAGCGGCTCAAGGACGAGACCTCCATCCAGATCGACCTCGTGCGCAGGAACCAGAACCAAACCTTCACCTACGAGATCCGGTGA
- a CDS encoding YgaP family membrane protein, whose product MTVNDSLRLAAGFFVLVSLGLGYVHSPYWHLFTAFVGLNLFQSAFTKWCPLMTILRKLGVPDPECEARKA is encoded by the coding sequence ATGACCGTCAACGACAGCCTTCGCCTGGCAGCAGGGTTCTTCGTGCTCGTCAGCCTGGGGCTGGGGTACGTGCACAGCCCCTACTGGCACCTGTTCACGGCCTTCGTGGGCCTAAACCTGTTCCAGTCCGCGTTCACCAAGTGGTGCCCCTTGATGACCATTCTCCGGAAGCTCGGCGTGCCCGACCCGGAGTGCGAGGCCCGGAAGGCGTAG
- a CDS encoding rod shape-determining protein: protein MLDSILGFFSTDLAIDLGTANTLVYVRGKGIVASEPSVVAVRKNGQGGGRILAVGKEAQRMLGRTPGSIVAIRPMKDGVIADFDICEAMLRYFIQKVHNRRKLVRPRVIVGVPSGITQVERRAVRESAESAGAREVYLIEEPMAAAIGAGLPVTEPSGNMIVDIGGGTTEVAVISLAGIVYSQSVRVAGDKMDEAIVQYIKRKYNLLIGERTAEEVKMTVGTAYPDPDAGDHPQAMEVKGRDLVAGIPKTISVNTEEIRESLREPINAIVQAVRIALEKTPPELAADIVDKGIVLAGGGALLRNLDVLLREETGLPVMVADDPLSCVAQGAGMALDELELLREVTS from the coding sequence ATGCTCGACTCCATTCTCGGTTTCTTCTCCACCGATCTCGCCATCGATCTGGGCACCGCCAACACCCTGGTGTACGTGCGGGGCAAGGGGATCGTGGCCAGCGAACCCTCCGTGGTGGCCGTGCGGAAGAACGGCCAGGGCGGGGGGCGGATCCTCGCCGTGGGCAAGGAAGCCCAGCGCATGCTGGGCCGCACGCCGGGCTCCATCGTGGCGATCCGTCCGATGAAGGACGGGGTGATCGCGGACTTCGACATCTGCGAGGCCATGCTCCGGTACTTCATCCAGAAGGTGCACAACCGCCGCAAGCTGGTGCGGCCCCGGGTCATCGTGGGGGTGCCGTCGGGGATCACCCAGGTGGAGCGCCGGGCCGTGCGCGAGTCGGCCGAGTCGGCCGGCGCGCGCGAGGTGTACCTGATCGAAGAGCCGATGGCCGCCGCCATCGGGGCGGGCCTTCCGGTGACCGAGCCGTCGGGCAACATGATCGTGGACATCGGCGGCGGCACCACCGAGGTGGCGGTGATCAGCCTGGCCGGCATCGTCTACTCCCAGTCGGTGCGGGTGGCGGGGGACAAGATGGACGAGGCCATCGTCCAGTACATCAAGCGCAAGTATAACCTGTTGATCGGCGAGCGCACGGCGGAAGAGGTGAAGATGACTGTGGGCACCGCCTACCCCGACCCGGACGCCGGCGACCACCCCCAGGCCATGGAGGTGAAGGGCCGGGACCTGGTGGCGGGCATCCCCAAGACGATCTCGGTGAACACCGAGGAAATCCGCGAGAGCCTGCGGGAGCCGATCAACGCCATCGTGCAGGCGGTGCGGATCGCTCTCGAGAAGACCCCGCCGGAGCTGGCGGCCGACATCGTCGACAAGGGCATCGTTCTGGCGGGCGGGGGGGCGCTCCTGAGGAACCTGGACGTGCTGCTCCGGGAGGAGACCGGCCTGCCCGTCATGGTGGCCGACGATCCCCTGTCGTGCGTGGCCCAAGGCGCGGGCATGGCCCTGGACGAGCTCGAGCTCCTGCGGGAGGTAACCTCCTGA
- the mreC gene encoding rod shape-determining protein MreC produces the protein MISFLARHRRLLLGGGVLAATLGLLASAGGGAGVWGGRVGLVATPLQSAVRGLVGGVAGVVDRYLWLVDAKTEAARLRREAAELRQELARVEEVFQENERLRRILEFRDALEGPAVAARVVGRSATPWLRTAVLDKGEEQGVRLDAPVLTPEGVVGRVYQVGPSSSRVLLLTDPNSAVDALIQRTRAQVVVEGGLGATCRVLYLPRGEEVEPGDRVVTSGLDGVFPKGLLLGEVVRVRQEPGEVFQRVELRPGADLGRLEEVLVLAPATETP, from the coding sequence ATGATCTCTTTTCTGGCCCGCCACCGTAGACTCCTGCTGGGAGGGGGGGTGCTGGCCGCGACCCTGGGGCTGCTGGCCTCGGCCGGGGGCGGCGCAGGGGTGTGGGGCGGCCGGGTGGGGCTGGTGGCCACGCCCCTCCAGTCGGCCGTGCGGGGGCTCGTGGGGGGGGTGGCCGGGGTGGTGGACCGGTACCTCTGGTTGGTGGATGCGAAGACCGAGGCCGCCCGCCTGCGGCGGGAGGCCGCCGAGCTGCGGCAGGAGCTCGCCCGGGTCGAGGAGGTGTTCCAGGAGAACGAACGGCTCAGGAGGATCCTAGAGTTCCGGGACGCCCTGGAGGGACCGGCCGTGGCAGCACGGGTGGTGGGCCGCAGCGCCACCCCCTGGCTGCGCACCGCGGTCCTGGACAAAGGGGAGGAGCAGGGAGTCCGTCTGGACGCCCCGGTGCTCACGCCCGAAGGGGTGGTGGGCCGGGTCTACCAGGTCGGCCCCTCCTCGAGCCGGGTGCTCCTGTTGACCGACCCCAACAGCGCGGTGGACGCCCTCATCCAGCGCACGCGGGCCCAGGTGGTGGTGGAAGGGGGGCTCGGCGCCACCTGCCGGGTGTTGTACCTGCCCCGGGGCGAGGAGGTGGAGCCCGGGGACCGGGTGGTCACGTCCGGCCTCGACGGGGTGTTCCCCAAGGGGCTGCTCCTCGGGGAGGTGGTCCGGGTGCGGCAGGAACCCGGCGAGGTGTTCCAGCGGGTGGAGCTGCGGCCCGGCGCGGACCTGGGCCGGCTGGAGGAGGTGCTCGTCCTGGCCCCCGCGACGGAGACGCCTTGA
- the mrdA gene encoding penicillin-binding protein 2 has product MLRPRFSRSRLRPRLVVCVAIVGAAFVVLLGRLAYLQIWQGARYRYLSENNRIRVERIPAPRGMMFDRNGEILADVRAAFEALVVPSEVPAGETELGAWLERVSEILGMPSAEIRRVLEGNRPARWEPRFLSRITRAQMARLEAHRLELPGMLVRARPVRHYPQGPLFGPVLGYVGEVSARELGSDAFAEYAAGDVIGRAGVERTWEATLRGTPGGQQVEVDVRGRELRVLAERPPKAGRNLVLALDRRLQEAAREALGDRVGAVAVVDVRTGDVLALVTSPSLDPNELVRGVSAQRWKEIVSDPLHPLQNRAVSGQYPPGSTFKVAVALAGLAEGVITPRTRVYCSGAYRFAGRDYRCWKKAGHGWVDLKRALVESCDVYFYQLGLDLGVDQIARWASELGLGKETGVDLPGERPGLLPTRAWKRRARGKPWYAGETLSVAIGQGYVLTTPLQMAAAMAAVAHPQGIRFRPRLVTRIEDPAGRVLHTLPPEEVGRLPFSLAQLSLVRKALRQVVAGAHGTARRADVEGFPVAGKTGTAQVVKLPSERNLPIEQIPWEHRDHAWFTGYAPADDPRIAFAVLVEHGGHGGSAAGPVAARVVEAYRDLVRSGLAAQEAPR; this is encoded by the coding sequence ATGCTGCGTCCCCGGTTCTCCCGCAGCCGGCTGCGCCCGCGGCTCGTGGTGTGCGTGGCGATCGTGGGGGCGGCGTTCGTCGTGCTGTTGGGGCGCCTGGCCTACCTGCAGATCTGGCAGGGGGCCCGCTACCGGTACCTCAGCGAGAACAACCGGATCCGGGTGGAGCGGATCCCGGCGCCCCGGGGCATGATGTTCGATCGCAACGGCGAGATCCTGGCCGACGTTCGGGCCGCGTTCGAGGCCCTGGTGGTGCCCTCGGAGGTCCCGGCCGGGGAGACCGAGCTCGGTGCGTGGCTGGAGCGGGTCTCGGAGATCCTGGGGATGCCGTCCGCGGAGATCCGCCGGGTGCTCGAGGGGAACCGCCCCGCCCGGTGGGAGCCCCGATTCCTCAGCCGGATCACCCGGGCCCAGATGGCCCGGCTCGAGGCCCACCGTCTGGAGCTCCCGGGCATGCTGGTGCGGGCCCGGCCGGTGCGTCACTACCCCCAGGGGCCGCTGTTCGGCCCGGTGTTGGGGTACGTGGGGGAGGTGTCGGCCCGGGAGCTGGGGAGTGACGCCTTCGCCGAGTACGCGGCGGGCGACGTGATCGGGCGGGCGGGGGTGGAGCGGACCTGGGAGGCCACCCTGCGGGGCACCCCCGGCGGACAACAGGTCGAGGTGGACGTGAGGGGGCGGGAGCTGCGGGTGCTGGCCGAGCGCCCCCCCAAGGCCGGCCGCAATCTGGTCCTCGCGCTGGACCGGCGGCTCCAGGAGGCGGCCCGCGAGGCCCTGGGCGACCGGGTGGGGGCGGTGGCCGTCGTGGACGTGCGCACGGGCGACGTCCTGGCGCTGGTCACCTCCCCGTCCCTCGATCCCAACGAGCTGGTGCGGGGGGTGTCGGCGCAGCGGTGGAAGGAGATCGTGTCCGATCCGCTCCACCCCCTCCAGAACCGGGCCGTGTCCGGGCAGTACCCGCCCGGCAGCACGTTCAAGGTGGCGGTGGCGCTGGCAGGCCTGGCCGAGGGGGTGATCACCCCCCGGACCCGGGTCTACTGCTCGGGGGCCTACCGGTTCGCCGGCCGGGACTACCGGTGCTGGAAAAAGGCCGGCCACGGCTGGGTCGACCTGAAGCGGGCCCTCGTCGAGTCCTGCGACGTGTACTTCTACCAGCTCGGCCTCGACCTGGGGGTGGACCAGATCGCCCGATGGGCGTCCGAGCTGGGTCTGGGGAAGGAGACCGGGGTGGACCTGCCGGGCGAGCGGCCGGGGTTGCTGCCCACCCGGGCCTGGAAACGCCGGGCCCGGGGCAAGCCATGGTACGCGGGGGAGACCCTGTCGGTGGCGATCGGCCAGGGGTACGTGCTGACCACCCCGCTCCAGATGGCCGCGGCCATGGCCGCGGTGGCCCACCCCCAGGGGATCCGTTTCCGGCCCAGGCTGGTGACCCGGATCGAGGACCCGGCGGGCCGGGTCCTCCATACCCTGCCGCCCGAGGAGGTGGGCCGCCTGCCGTTCTCGCTGGCCCAGCTCTCGCTGGTGCGAAAGGCGCTGCGACAGGTGGTGGCGGGGGCCCACGGCACGGCCCGCCGGGCCGACGTGGAGGGGTTCCCGGTGGCCGGGAAGACCGGCACCGCCCAGGTGGTCAAGCTGCCCTCGGAGCGCAACCTGCCCATCGAGCAGATCCCCTGGGAGCACCGGGACCACGCCTGGTTCACGGGCTACGCCCCGGCCGACGATCCCCGGATCGCGTTCGCGGTGCTGGTGGAGCACGGCGGGCACGGCGGGTCGGCGGCGGGTCCGGTGGCCGCCCGGGTGGTGGAGGCGTACCGGGACCTGGTGCGGTCCGGGCTGGCGGCCCAGGAGGCTCCCCGGTGA
- the rodA gene encoding rod shape-determining protein RodA: MSRGAVWRQIDWGFLALLALLCGAGLTVLWSASHGPDGSVASYPLRQVRWMALGVLALGVAVSVDYRKIEAWAPWIYLGTLGLLGAVLAVGHTTMGAQRWIALGPLRIQPSEFAKISMAIVTAHLLAREPADPPYGVRPLLLPAGAVLLAAGTVLLQPDLGTAVLLVGVAGAQILFQGVRKGVLLACGGAAAAGLPVAWGFLHDYQRQRILTFLDPERDPLGAGYHIIQSKIAVGSGQLLGKGFLQGTQAHLRFLPERHTDFIFSVLAEEWGFVGAAFVLLLYGVWILWGLDIASRARDDFGRLLAVGLTSILFFHVFVNVGMVLGLLPVVGVPLPLFSYGGSSVITTFVICGLLLNIRLRRFGRF; the protein is encoded by the coding sequence GTGAGCCGCGGGGCGGTGTGGAGGCAGATCGACTGGGGCTTCCTGGCCCTGCTCGCCCTGCTGTGCGGCGCGGGGTTGACGGTGCTGTGGAGCGCGAGCCACGGCCCCGACGGCAGCGTGGCCTCGTACCCCCTGCGTCAGGTCCGCTGGATGGCCTTGGGGGTGCTGGCCCTCGGTGTGGCGGTGTCCGTGGACTACCGGAAGATCGAGGCCTGGGCCCCCTGGATCTATCTGGGCACCCTGGGGCTGCTGGGCGCGGTGCTGGCGGTGGGACACACCACCATGGGGGCCCAGCGGTGGATCGCGCTGGGGCCGCTTCGAATCCAGCCCTCGGAGTTCGCCAAGATCTCGATGGCCATCGTGACCGCCCACCTGCTGGCCCGGGAGCCCGCCGACCCGCCCTACGGGGTGCGCCCCCTTCTTCTGCCGGCCGGAGCCGTGTTGCTGGCCGCCGGCACGGTGCTCCTCCAGCCGGATCTGGGCACGGCGGTGCTCCTGGTGGGGGTGGCCGGCGCCCAGATCCTGTTCCAGGGCGTGCGCAAAGGGGTGCTCTTGGCCTGCGGCGGGGCGGCGGCCGCGGGCCTTCCCGTCGCGTGGGGGTTCCTCCACGACTACCAGCGCCAGCGGATCCTCACCTTCCTGGACCCCGAGCGCGATCCGCTGGGGGCCGGATACCACATCATCCAGTCCAAGATCGCGGTGGGCTCCGGCCAGCTGCTGGGCAAGGGGTTCCTCCAGGGGACCCAGGCCCATCTGCGGTTCCTGCCCGAGCGCCACACCGACTTCATCTTCTCGGTGCTGGCCGAGGAGTGGGGGTTCGTGGGCGCGGCCTTCGTGCTCCTGCTTTACGGGGTGTGGATCCTGTGGGGGCTCGACATCGCCTCGCGCGCCCGGGACGACTTCGGCCGGTTGCTGGCCGTGGGGCTGACCTCGATCCTGTTCTTCCATGTGTTCGTGAACGTGGGCATGGTGCTGGGCCTTCTGCCCGTGGTGGGGGTTCCCCTGCCGCTGTTCTCCTACGGCGGCTCGTCGGTGATCACCACCTTCGTGATCTGTGGTCTGCTCCTGAACATCCGACTGCGCCGGTTCGGCCGGTTTTAG